A stretch of the Oxyura jamaicensis isolate SHBP4307 breed ruddy duck chromosome 4, BPBGC_Ojam_1.0, whole genome shotgun sequence genome encodes the following:
- the CCDC110 gene encoding coiled-coil domain-containing protein 110, with the protein MTCTASDASLPTENPKSPSSKRKVHFDQQPCSEEHEEAHSNLVNAVSDIKKSHRISLQSTATEKVEHSEDLLGNKRLLAMKNEYKCGHLVSGTDLETERLNAAQEKVIWSKSKLPVPSPKYGKEFHKTDDTNYTTKLLKQEFWKSVSTDSDLLAQNTEKPVFLYGEKLNNLKEVAETVTSLNESHITLAPLKESHLHFIKEFYRNSESANVWGSSTTVRNEKAESENQNVHKDFKSEGDRFQVNSFCKMVKDKLLMLDHKEQLEKEKEHLTVLNQTPPRLGNQKLSEITVTSEDDGKTEALQKSLKNSKHLQKRVQDLQNENLALKNKVKPLAVIIQSLKEKISNCDMQIKHLAKEKKSMLKQLVKSQEDNKECIKEVKNLLRKCKELKKQKIILEEENSQLHHGNQQTIQALRDFQIRNKKLEEKMTTTNCEKGKLSAVLECLQKEYSMVQETNKKLEIKISQLIEEKSSLEQELEGNQNEIQQMKEKETAMKSEQETHLQLMQTLAHKKLNLETSLQECSNAKQMLLKDFKKVQSDKDYTEKKLMTELRNAKADIDLLKSNLTIANRECKRLSTVITNVTEENQLLKEELQEHRQDAFKYESDIRKLSEERLILENHLWTIENERDVLQFEFHHLHKDYVYLRGQATALVWAQSTPNSSLGTMQDDCSEYSSGICKEIPDSQYTALEYLSQGDDKITETQQKN; encoded by the exons ATGACTTGCACAGCAAGTGATGCATCTCTG CCTACGGAAAACCCCAAATCGCCATCTTCTAAGAGAAAAGTTCACTTTGACCAACAACCCTGTTCTGAGGAGCATGAGGAAGCACATTCCAATCTTGTAAATGCGGTCAGTGACATTAAAAAATCGCATAGGATTTCACTGCAAAGTACAGCAACTGAAAAGGTTGAACATTCAGAAGATCTACTTGGAAACAAAAGGTTACTTGCAATGAAGAATGAATATAAATGTGGACATTTGGTATCTGGCACTGATCTGGAGACAGAAAGGTTGAATGCTGCTCAGGAGAAGGTAATTTGGAGTAAATCTAAACTTCCTGTACCTTCTCCCAAATATGGGAAAGAATTTCATAAAACAGATGATACTAACTATACTACCAAGTTGCTGAAACAAGAATTTTGGAAGTCAGTCAGTACTGACTCAGATTTGCTAgcacagaatacagaaaaaccTGTCTTTTTATATGGAGAAAAACTAAATAACTTAAAAGAAGTTGCAGAAACTGTGACCTCTTTAAATGAATCACATATTACTTTAGCTCCACTTAAAGAAAGTCACctacattttattaaagaattttATAGAAACTCTGAAAGTGCCAATGTTTGGGGTTCTTCTACAACAGTACgcaatgaaaaagcagaatctgAAAACCAAAATGTACATAAAGACTTCAAAAGTGAAGGTGACAGATTCCAGGTTAATTCTTTCTGCAAAATGGTGAAAGATAAGCTACTAATGCTTGATCACAAAGAGcaactagaaaaagaaaaagaacacctGACTGTCTTAAATCAGACACCACCGAGGCTAGGAAATCAGAAGTTGAGTGAAATCACAGTAACCTCTGAGGACGATGGGAAAACTGAAGCATTGCAAAAGTCTCTGAAAAATTCTAAGCATTTGCAAAAAAGAGTACAAGatcttcagaatgaaaatttaGCTCTCAAGAACAAAGTCAAACCTCTTGCTGTTATCATAcagtctttgaaagaaaaaatatcaaactgtGATATGCAAATTAAGCATTtagctaaagaaaagaaaagcatgctaAAGCAGTTGGTTAAATCACAAGAAGACAACAAGGAATGTATTAAGGAAGTAAAGAACttattaagaaaatgtaaagaactgaagaaacagaaaataatcctTGAGGAAGAGAACAGTCAACTCCATCATGGAAACCAACAAACAATACAAGCACTACGTGATTTTCAAATTAGAAAcaagaaattagaagaaaagatGACTACTACTAACTGTGAAAAAGGGAAGCTCAGTGCAGTGCTAGAGTGCTTGCAAAAGGAATACTCCATGGtacaagaaacaaataaaaaacttgAGATAAAAATATCCCAGCTTATAGAAGAAAAGAGTTCCCTAGAGCAAGAACTTGAAGGAAATCAGAATGAAATAcaacaaatgaaggaaaaagaaactgcaatGAAATCTGAACAGGAGACTCATCTTCAATTAATGCAAACGCTGGCACACAAGAAACTTAACCTTGAAACGAGCCTGCAGGAATGTTCTAATGCTAAACAGATGCTGCTGAAGGACTTTAAGAAAGTCCAGTCAGATAAAGAttatacagaaaagaaacttaTGACTGAactcagaaatgcaaaagcagaTATTGATCTTTTGAAGTCTAACTTGACCATTGCAAACAGAGAATGCAAGAGGTTATCGACAGTAATAACAAACGTCACAGAGGAAAATCAGTTACTTAAGGAAGAACTACAGGAACATAGACAAGATGCTTTCAAATATGAAAGTGACATTCGAAAACTGAGTGAAGAACGCTTAATATTAGAAAATCACCTGTGGACTATTGAAAATGAGAGAGATGTATTACAGTTTGAATTCCACCATTTGCATAAGGATTACGTTTATCTCCGAGGCCAAGCTACAGCTCTAGTCTGGGCACAAAGTACACCCAATTCCAGTTTGGGCACCATGCAAGATGACTGTTCTGAATATTCCTCTGGAATTTGTAAAGAAATTCCTGATTCTCAGTATACAGCTCTGGAGTACCTTTCACAAG GGGATGACAAGATtactgaaacacagcagaaaaattga